A genome region from Brassica oleracea var. oleracea cultivar TO1000 chromosome C2, BOL, whole genome shotgun sequence includes the following:
- the LOC106324896 gene encoding probable tetraacyldisaccharide 4'-kinase, mitochondrial isoform X1 — protein sequence MEKLRKVVKEIAYTRDHTNSPALHRSLVPFLIFASSLYGVALHIRRSLYRSSFFHQHRLPVPVISVGNLSWGGNGKTPMVEYITQLLLDSGISPLILTRGYAGGDEAKMLERHLQGGPTKIGVGPNRAATAASCFEKYGCANPSSIRTFFDRSLLHETAKVETFSQEIGAVVLDDGMQHWSLCRDLEIVMLNGLNPWGNGNLVPLGPLREPLPALDRADIAVVHHVDLIPEQSLRDIEKTIHGFKNSIPVFCSKMVPKYLVDVKNDRSHVALEALHDATVLCVSAIGSADAFVKNIEMVGARFVDRLDFSDHYLFEAQDVETMRRRAKGLENRSDYKPIIVVTEKDYNRDPEILKSLDPYTVLVLCSMLQITPCRDTNVDDFKSTLCKIIAAKFCISN from the exons ATGGAGAAGCTGCGGAAGGTAGTGAAGGAGATCGCCTACACGAGAGACCACACTAACTCCCCTGCACTTCACCGCTCACTTGTTCCCTTTCTCATTTTCGCTTCTTCCCTCTACGGAGTCGCCCTCCATATCCGCCGCTCTCTTTACCGCTCCTCCTTCTTCCATCAACACCG ATTGCCGGTTCCGGTGATCAGCGTAGGGAATCTGAGCTGGGGAGGTAATGGGAAGACGCCAATGGTTGAGTACATCACGCAGCTGCTCCTCGATTCTGGCATCTCTCCGCTTATTCTCACTCGTGGTTATGCTGGTGGTGATGAAGCCAAAATGCTTGAAAGACATCTCCAAGGTGGGCCCACAAAGATCGGTGTTGGACCAAACAGGGCAGCTACTGCTGCCTCGTGTTTTGAAAAGTATGGCTGCGCAAACCCATCTAGCATCAGGACATTCTTTGATCGCTCCTTACTCCATGAAACAGCCAAAGTCGAGACCTTTTCTCAAGAAATTGGGGCTGTCGTTCTAGATGATGGGATGCAG CATTGGAGTTTGTGTCGTGACCTCGAGATTGTGATGCTTAATGGGCTGAATCCGTGGGGAAATGGTAACTTAGTTCCCCTTGGACCTTTACGGGAGCCTCTTCCAGCGCTTGACCGGGCAGATATAGCTGTAGTACACCACGTGGACTTG ATACCTGAACAAAGCCTCAGAGATATTGAGAAGACGATACATGGATTCAAAAACTCCATCCCGGTTTTCTGCTCCAAGATGGTGCCTAAATACTTGGTCGATGTTAAAAATGATAGGTCACATGTAGCTTTAGAAGCATTGCACGATGCAACTGTGCTATGTGTTTCCGCTATTGGATCCGCTGACGCATTTGTCAAGAACATTGAGATG GTTGGAGCACGTTTTGTTGATAGACTTGATTTCAGTGATCATTATTTATTTGAAGCACAG GATGTTGAAACTATGAGGAGGAGAGCAAAGGGTCTAGAGAACAGATCTGATTACAAGCCTATTATCGTGGTGACCGAAAAG GATTATAACAGGGACCCGGAGATTCTCAAAAGTCTGGACCCATACACAGTTTTGGTTCTGTGTTCCATGTTGCAAATAACTCCTTGTAGAGACACTAATGTGGATGACTTTAAATCTACACTTTGTAAAATAATAGCGGCTAAGTTTTGTATTTCTAATTAG
- the LOC106324896 gene encoding probable tetraacyldisaccharide 4'-kinase, mitochondrial isoform X2: protein MEKLRKVVKEIAYTRDHTNSPALHRSLVPFLIFASSLYGVALHIRRSLYRSSFFHQHRLPVPVISVGNLSWGGNGKTPMVEYITQLLLDSGISPLILTRGYAGGDEAKMLERHLQGGPTKIGVGPNRAATAASCFEKYGCANPSSIRTFFDRSLLHETAKVETFSQEIGAVVLDDGMQHWSLCRDLEIVMLNGLNPWGNGNLVPLGPLREPLPALDRADIAVVHHVDLIPEQSLRDIEKTIHGFKNSIPVFCSKMVPKYLVDVKNDRSHVALEALHDATVLCVSAIGSADAFVKNIEMVGARFVDRLDFSDHYLFEAQDVETMRRRAKGLENRSDYKPIIVVTEKLGL, encoded by the exons ATGGAGAAGCTGCGGAAGGTAGTGAAGGAGATCGCCTACACGAGAGACCACACTAACTCCCCTGCACTTCACCGCTCACTTGTTCCCTTTCTCATTTTCGCTTCTTCCCTCTACGGAGTCGCCCTCCATATCCGCCGCTCTCTTTACCGCTCCTCCTTCTTCCATCAACACCG ATTGCCGGTTCCGGTGATCAGCGTAGGGAATCTGAGCTGGGGAGGTAATGGGAAGACGCCAATGGTTGAGTACATCACGCAGCTGCTCCTCGATTCTGGCATCTCTCCGCTTATTCTCACTCGTGGTTATGCTGGTGGTGATGAAGCCAAAATGCTTGAAAGACATCTCCAAGGTGGGCCCACAAAGATCGGTGTTGGACCAAACAGGGCAGCTACTGCTGCCTCGTGTTTTGAAAAGTATGGCTGCGCAAACCCATCTAGCATCAGGACATTCTTTGATCGCTCCTTACTCCATGAAACAGCCAAAGTCGAGACCTTTTCTCAAGAAATTGGGGCTGTCGTTCTAGATGATGGGATGCAG CATTGGAGTTTGTGTCGTGACCTCGAGATTGTGATGCTTAATGGGCTGAATCCGTGGGGAAATGGTAACTTAGTTCCCCTTGGACCTTTACGGGAGCCTCTTCCAGCGCTTGACCGGGCAGATATAGCTGTAGTACACCACGTGGACTTG ATACCTGAACAAAGCCTCAGAGATATTGAGAAGACGATACATGGATTCAAAAACTCCATCCCGGTTTTCTGCTCCAAGATGGTGCCTAAATACTTGGTCGATGTTAAAAATGATAGGTCACATGTAGCTTTAGAAGCATTGCACGATGCAACTGTGCTATGTGTTTCCGCTATTGGATCCGCTGACGCATTTGTCAAGAACATTGAGATG GTTGGAGCACGTTTTGTTGATAGACTTGATTTCAGTGATCATTATTTATTTGAAGCACAG GATGTTGAAACTATGAGGAGGAGAGCAAAGGGTCTAGAGAACAGATCTGATTACAAGCCTATTATCGTGGTGACCGAAAAG CTAGGATTATAA